The sequence AGTGTCTGGAATACGTCGGGTTGTGAGACCACGTCCCACACAACGTTTATTGAGAGTCCAGTCGTCCGTTCGGGTATGATCGCTGTGAGTTTCAGTGCCCCCCGAACCGCTGGTCGGACGAGCGTCGAAAGCGACGCCGCCAAATTCCAGTTCGGGAACTTTACACTGAAACTCACAGCGCGAGGCCGCGGTCCGAATCCCACGAACTGGGGGCTCGCCCGCCAGTCCGTTCGGGATCGTCCTCCCTATTACCCACCGGCCTCGGGTCACGGCCACCAGCCCTGACCGATGAGTACGTCACGACACCCGGTCGCACTCCGCCTCGAGAGCATCGTCGGCGGCGACGCGCGCCTGTTGGCGCTCGTGATGATGCTGCCCCTGATCGACGGTGTCTTCCCGGCGCTGATCCTCGCAGGCGCCCTGAACGACCCGCTTGGGGCCGTTCAGGTCGGCCTGCTGATCTTCGGCGGCAGCGCCACCGTCGCGGTGATCCTCGCGGAGATGTCCGGTACGCCCCGCGAACAGGCAGCGATCGTCCTGCTGGTCGGCATCCCGCTGATACTGCTGTCGGCCGTGCAGGCGGCGCTGGCGCCGTCGTTCGAGAGCCTGATCGACATCGCCATCTTCGAGCGCTTCGCCGCGCTGGTCATCGCCGCTATCGCGGCCAAGACCGCCAGCGCGACGATCGGCGAGTACCTGCCCAACCCGATCGTCATCATCGGACTGGGCCTGGTCGCCAGCGTCGACCCCAGCGGGGCCACGTTCACCGTGATGAACGACCCCGCGCTCGTCGCGAACGCGACCCTCGCGGCGGCCATCGGCGTCGCCTTCGCGCTGTTGATCGCGCTCGGCGCGCCGTACCTGCGCGACTACATGGATATCGACCGCTTCCGCTTCGGCAGCGCGGTCGCGCTCGGCCTGCTCCCGCTGTCCCTGCTCGGGATGGCCTTCGGACAGGCCCCGCTGGCCGCCCTGATCGTCGCCGCGGTCTTCGCAATCGACCTACCGCTCGAGCGCGACTCGAGCGACGCGGCGGATGACGGCCCTGCGATGAGCGTCGATCCGGTCACCGACGGCGGCGACGCCGACGGGAGCGTGGAACTGGACGTCGAACCCGTTGAGGAGTCCGACGACGCCGACGCGGGAACGTATCCGGGCGACGATACGACCGACACCGAAGGGCGGGCCCCGTGGCTGTAGGACGGTTCGGAATCGAAACCACTTTAGGCAGGATAGCCCAACTGGAGAGCGAGGGGTCGTGGCCAAGCCCGGCATGGCGACTGACTCCAGAGGCAACGCGCCCGGGACGAAACTCCAGACTGATATACTGATCGGACACCTGATCAGTGTCCGTGTGATGACCCTCTGGAGTTCCGAGGCGCACCGGAGATATCAGTCGATCGGGGGTTCAAATCCCTCCGACCCCATTCCTCTGCCGCGAGCAAAACCGCGAGCGGCAGGTATGTCTCGGTGGGATTTGAATCAGGGAGCAGCGTGCTGCGACCGTGGTTCAAATCCCTCCGACCCCATTCCTCATCGCGAACAATATCGTGAGCGATGAGTGTTGGAAACGGAGGATTTGAGCCCAGAGGACGAGCGAAGCGAGTCCTCGTGGTTCAAATCCCTCTAACCCCATCTGAAATAAAACTGAGGAGCGACTTCTCTCGAGTTCTCGGTACACTTCGAATACAGGGTGGTCCGCGTGACGATTGCCCCGTGGCCGTCGACCGACAATTTGCCGACGTGCGAGCACTGCGGCATCCACGTTACGGACCGGTTCGGCCGCGTTTACGACGATAATAGCGACCGCATCGACCGCTGTCCCGACTGCGATACCTACCGGCGTCTGACCTGCGGGTCCGCTGCTGGGATCGATGTCTCGATCTCGGTCCCGGAGACGCCGGTCGGTCGGCACGGAGGGAAGACCGATGTCTGAGGCGTTCGTCCTGGCGAGTCGGTCGTCGACATCGAGGGTC comes from Haloterrigena salifodinae and encodes:
- a CDS encoding DUF7563 family protein codes for the protein MVRVTIAPWPSTDNLPTCEHCGIHVTDRFGRVYDDNSDRIDRCPDCDTYRRLTCGSAAGIDVSISVPETPVGRHGGKTDV
- a CDS encoding DUF5794 domain-containing protein; this encodes MSTSRHPVALRLESIVGGDARLLALVMMLPLIDGVFPALILAGALNDPLGAVQVGLLIFGGSATVAVILAEMSGTPREQAAIVLLVGIPLILLSAVQAALAPSFESLIDIAIFERFAALVIAAIAAKTASATIGEYLPNPIVIIGLGLVASVDPSGATFTVMNDPALVANATLAAAIGVAFALLIALGAPYLRDYMDIDRFRFGSAVALGLLPLSLLGMAFGQAPLAALIVAAVFAIDLPLERDSSDAADDGPAMSVDPVTDGGDADGSVELDVEPVEESDDADAGTYPGDDTTDTEGRAPWL